A stretch of the Archangium violaceum genome encodes the following:
- a CDS encoding cold-shock protein, whose protein sequence is MATGTVKWFNDAKGFGFIAPDAGGEDVFCHHSAINMDGFRSLAEGQKVEYEVTRGPKGLQAQNVRPAS, encoded by the coding sequence ATGGCAACTGGTACCGTGAAGTGGTTCAACGACGCGAAGGGCTTCGGCTTCATCGCGCCGGACGCGGGTGGCGAGGATGTCTTCTGCCACCACTCCGCCATCAACATGGATGGCTTCCGCTCCCTGGCCGAGGGCCAGAAGGTGGAATACGAAGTGACGCGCGGCCCCAAGGGCCTGCAGGCACAGAACGTGCGTCCCGCCAGCTAA
- a CDS encoding immunity protein TriTu family protein produces the protein MSNATWSFADFVRWLRTKSEALKRSGATVEFDFHETPRASTRLRVEHGKRLGELTVWDDGAAHMAVMDLPSGDFVFERDGVSLAEVPPPSELREFFEQLEAGA, from the coding sequence ATGAGCAACGCTACCTGGTCATTCGCCGACTTTGTTCGATGGCTGCGCACGAAGAGCGAGGCGCTCAAGAGGTCGGGCGCGACCGTTGAGTTCGATTTCCACGAGACTCCCAGGGCCTCGACCCGATTGAGAGTAGAGCATGGAAAGCGTCTGGGTGAATTGACCGTATGGGACGATGGAGCCGCCCACATGGCGGTCATGGATCTCCCATCGGGTGACTTCGTTTTTGAAAGAGATGGTGTGTCGCTCGCTGAAGTCCCACCTCCGAGCGAGCTGAGAGAGTTCTTCGAGCAACTGGAGGCGGGGGCGTAG
- a CDS encoding cupin domain-containing protein, whose translation MGDTSVKKVDSQFSPRGEMGQKYLAGGIRVSMRLWENEQPAEPLPATVRDYETVGYVIKGRAELHLEGQVLLLNPGDSWLVPRGASHTYKILEPFTAVEATSPPAAVHGRDETSREQAKA comes from the coding sequence ATGGGCGACACCAGCGTGAAGAAGGTCGACTCGCAGTTCTCCCCCAGGGGAGAGATGGGGCAGAAGTACCTGGCCGGAGGCATCCGGGTCTCCATGCGCCTGTGGGAGAACGAGCAGCCCGCCGAGCCACTGCCCGCCACCGTGCGCGATTATGAGACGGTCGGCTACGTCATCAAGGGCCGCGCCGAGCTGCACCTGGAGGGACAGGTGCTGCTGCTCAACCCGGGAGACTCGTGGCTCGTGCCGAGGGGCGCCAGCCATACGTACAAGATCCTTGAGCCCTTCACTGCGGTGGAGGCCACCAGCCCGCCGGCGGCCGTGCACGGGCGCGACGAGACGAGCCGCGAGCAGGCCAAGGCCTGA
- a CDS encoding Spy/CpxP family protein refolding chaperone: MFGFFFGTACLAGLIYTLRRGRWHPRHAGRGRWSWRGRMRGLFEHLDTSPGQEKVIVQAADDLTEAFEKLRDELSATRAAVARSLRGETFDSAALSELDARHEELVANLRRTLRTSLSKIHEALDPRQRRELADMLEYRWGWGYGPRGHGGGCGGWRGARSY; the protein is encoded by the coding sequence ATGTTCGGATTCTTCTTCGGTACCGCCTGCCTGGCCGGCCTCATCTACACCCTGCGCCGGGGCCGCTGGCACCCCCGTCACGCAGGCCGCGGCCGTTGGAGCTGGCGCGGCCGGATGCGCGGGCTGTTCGAGCACCTGGACACCTCGCCCGGCCAGGAGAAGGTCATCGTCCAGGCCGCGGACGATCTCACCGAGGCCTTCGAGAAGCTGCGCGATGAGCTGAGCGCCACCCGCGCCGCCGTGGCCCGCTCGCTGCGCGGCGAGACGTTCGACTCCGCCGCCCTGAGCGAGCTGGATGCCCGGCACGAGGAGCTCGTGGCCAACCTGCGCCGGACGTTGCGCACCTCGCTGTCGAAGATCCACGAGGCGTTGGATCCCAGGCAGCGGCGCGAGCTGGCGGACATGCTCGAGTACCGATGGGGCTGGGGCTACGGCCCTCGCGGTCATGGCGGAGGCTGCGGGGGTTGGCGCGGCGCCCGGTCCTACTGA